One region of Quercus lobata isolate SW786 chromosome 2, ValleyOak3.0 Primary Assembly, whole genome shotgun sequence genomic DNA includes:
- the LOC115976092 gene encoding BTB/POZ domain and ankyrin repeat-containing protein NPR1-like — MDYRMGFSDSNEISNGSSICCVATAAAMNAETPSSSDHPSPPPDISALRRLSQNLESLFDSSSSSDRFADAKILVGTEQVAVHRCLLAARSPFFKNAFSNSKEVELKLKDLAKDHEVGLDALIAVLTYLYSGKVRPLPKGVCVCVDDDCSHEACRPAVDFMVEVLYASFTFQVSELVALYQRHLLDIIDKVSMDDILVVLSVANMCSKACERLLARCIEIIVKSDVDIITLDKALPQDIVKNVMDSRKELGLDTPESNNFPDKHIKRIHRALDSDDVELVRLLLREAHTNLDDAFALHYAVAYCDAKTTTELLDLALADVNKRNLRGYTVLHVAAIRKEPKIIVSLLTKGARPSDLTLDGRKALQISKRLTKAVDYNKSTEEGKASPKDRLCIEILEQAESRDPLLGDASHSLAIAGDDLRMKLLYLENRVGLAKLLFPVEAKVVMDIAQVDGTAEFPLAIRSKNLRDDRRTTVDLNEAPFKIQEEHLIRMKALSRTVELGKRFFPRCSKVLNKIMDDDDISQLAYVGNDTPEERKLKRQRYMELQEVLIKAFNEDKQDFDRSAISSSSSSSIGVMKPNSKLTIKK, encoded by the exons atggaTTATAGAATGGGTTTTTCGGATTCAAACGAAATAAGCAACGGCAGTAGCATATGCTGCGTAGCCACGGCCGCAGCCATGAACGCCGAAACGCCCTCCTCCTCCGACCACCCTTCGCCACCACCCGATATCTCCGCCCTCCGCCGCCTCTCCCAAAACCTCGAATCCCTCTTCgactcctcctcctcctcagaCCGATTCGCGGACGCCAAGATCCTAGTCGGAACAGAACAAGTCGCCGTCCACCGCTGTCTCCTCGCGGCGCGAAGCCCTTTCTTCAAGAACGCCTTCTCCAATTCCAAAGAGGTGGAGCTGAAGCTGAAGGACCTAGCCAAAGATCACGAGGTGGGTCTCGATGCTCTCATCGCTGTCTTGACTTACTTGTATAGCGGCAAGGTCAGACCTTTACCCAAAGGTGTTTGCGTTTGCGTCGACGATGATTGCTCTCACGAGGCTTGTAGGCCCGCCGTTGATTTCATGGTCGAGGTTCTCTATGCTTCTTTCACTTTTCAAGTGTCTGAATTGGTCGCTCTTTATCAG AGGCACCTGCTAGACATTATTGACAAGGTTTCAATGGACGACATTTTGGTGGTTCTATCTGTTGCAAACATGTGCAGTAAAGCATGTGAAAGATTGCTGGCAAGGTGTATTGAGATTATTGTCAAATCTGATGTTGATATCATTACTCTTGATAAAGCTCTTCCTCAAGACatagtaaaaaatgtcatgGATTCACGTAAGGAACTTGGCTTGGACACGCCTGAAAGCAACAATTTTCCAGATAAACATATAAAGAGAATACATAGAGCCCTGGATTCAGATGACGTTGAATTAGTCAGATTGTTGCTGAGAGAGGCTCATACTAATCTAGATGATGCATTTGCTCTCCACTATGCTGTGGCATACTGTGATGCAAAGACAACAACAGAGCTCCTTGATCTTGCACTTGCTGATGTTAACAAAAGGAATCTAAGGGGCTATACCGTGCTGCATGTTGCCGCAATACGGAAGGAACCTAAGATCATAGTATCCCTCCTAACGAAGGGAGCCAGACCATCAGACCTTACATTAGATGGGAGAAAGGCGCTTCAGATCTCAAAGCGGCTCACTAAGGCTGTGGATTATAATAAGTCCACTGAGGAAGGAAAAGCTTCTCCCAAGGATCGTTTATGTATAGAGATATTGGAGCAAGCAGAAAGTAGAGATCCATTGCTAGGAGATGCTTCTCATTCCCTTGCTATAGCAGGTGATGATCTCCGCATGAAGTTGTTGTACCTCGAAAATAGAG TTGGACTGGCAAAACTTCTTTTCCCGGTGGAAGCAAAAGTTGTAATGGATATTGCTCAAGTTGATGGCACTGCTGAGTTTCCATTAGCCATCAGGTCTAAGAATCTGCGTGATGACCGGAGAACAACTGTAGACTTAAATGAAGCACCGTTCAAAATTCAAGAGGAGCATCTAATTAGGATGAAAGCACTCTCCAGAACTG TGGAACTTGGAAAACGCTTCTTCCCTCGTTGCTCGAAAGTCCTTAATAAGATaatggatgatgatgatatatCACAACTAGCATACGTAGGGAACGACACACCAGAAGAACGAAAATTAAAGAGACAAAGATACATGGAGCTCCAAGAAGTTCTAATTAAGGCATTCAATGAAGATAAGCAGGATTTTGATAGGTCTGCCatatcatcttcatcatcttcatccATAGGAGTTATGAAGCCTAATAGTAAGCTTACCATcaagaaataa
- the LOC115976093 gene encoding heat shock factor protein HSF30-like — MKDPVVTVKVEQGEEEEKEQTTPLHHIPADSGEVVFPEELLNDTAPPTLTLAKETEAINIKEEEEEEEDDEEEEEDIESSTPKPMEGLNEQGPPPFLKKIFDMVEDPDTNTVVSWSETRDSFIVWDEHVFAEDLLPRYFKHKNFSSFIRQLNTYGFKKIDTDMWKFANEEFQSGKRHLLKNIKRRNRLNKQEHGVVSLKLRKPGVETELESLRKDQNVLQVEILKLRQQEEDSHNQLTAVEDRIRYAECRQQQMLLFLTKATRNPNFAHQFIQKRKLKRELNGGEISKRRRLLATQGHESLLEAIDTSLGVNGRNEVQGDSVTVLTDILQEGVDTCPLQTSFPAPMDDVLCSPLQDQKVNVMPGTSTPPEMSSVYNVMSEKLMGDNSIVDEDFTMNESQFYSELEDLIAKTPDWGGFVSGRVEPAGCVGSMT; from the exons ATGAAAGATCCAGTGGTCACAGTCAAAGTAGAAcagggagaagaagaagaaaaggaacaaACGACACCGCTTCATCACATTCCAGCTGATTCCGGGGAAGTAGTATTCCCTGAAGAACTACTAAACGACACAGCTCCGCCGACTCTGACACTGGCCAAAGAGACCGAGGCGATCAATatcaaagaagaagaggaagaggaagaagatgatgaagaagaagaagaagatattgaATCCTCAACTCCGAAGCCGATGGAGGGTCTAAACGAACAAGGTCCGCCGCCGTTTCTGAAGAAGATTTTCGACATGGTGGAAGACCCAGATACCAATACGGTCGTGTCGTGGAGCGAGACACGGGACAGCTTCATTGTTTGGGACGAGCATGTTTTTGCAGAAGATCTGCTTCCTAGGTATTTCAAGCACAAGAACTTCTCTAGCTTCATTCGCCAGCTCAATACTTAT GGTTTCAAGAAGATTGATACGGATATGTGGAAGTTTGCAAATGAAGAGTTTCAAAGTGGGAAGAGGCATTTGCTGAAGAACATAAAGAGGAGGAATCGATTGAACAAGCAGGAACATGGAGTAGTAAGTTTGAAATTGAGGAAACCTGGGGTGGAGACTGAACTTGAGAGTCTGAGGAAGGATCAGAATGTATTGCAAGTGGAAATCTTGAAGCTGAGACAACAAGAAGAGGACTCACACAATCAACTCACTGCTGTTGAAGATCGCATTCGATATGCAGAGTGTAGGCAACAACAGATGCTCTTGTTTCTCACCAAAGCAACCAGAAACCCCAACTTTGCTCACCAGTTCATCCAGAAGAGAAAGCTTAAGAGAGAGCTGAATGGGGGCGAGATTAGCAAGAGGCGTAGATTGCTAGCAACTCAAGGCCATGAAAGCTTGCTTGAGGCCATTGACACCAGCCTTGGTGTTAATGGGAGAAACGAAGTTCAGGGAGACTCGGTGACAGTTCTAACTGATATATTGCAAGAGGGTGTGGATACTTGTCCATTACAAACATCCTTCCCAGCTCCCATGGATGATGTATTGTGCAGTCCTCTTCAGGATCAGAAGGTCAATGTGATGCCTGGAACAAGCACTCCTCCAGAAATGTCATCGGTTTATAATGTCATGTCTGAGAAACTAATGGGGGACAATTCGATTGTTGATGAAGATTTCACTATGAATGAGTCTCAATTCTATTCTGAGTTGGAGGATTTGATTGCCAAGACACCTGATTGGGGTGGTTTTGTAAGTGGACGGGTGGAGCCAGCCGGTTGTGTTGGGTCGATGACATAA
- the LOC115976096 gene encoding uncharacterized protein LOC115976096: MATSVRNNFMPQSLISNLQQVLISRNDAVEEGKKIHEQPPTPAGAHCSGPGAADADVEEKDCSYTKPVVLVTNGEGIESPGLTFLVQALLHDARFDIHVCAPQSDRSVSGHSVTTRETLAACSVEISGATAFQVTGTPADCVSLALSGALFSWSKPVLVISGVNRGSSCGHNMFYSGAVAGAREALICGVPSLCISFNWKKDVSCESDLKDAVDVSLPLIHAALRDIEKGTFPKNCCLNIEIPSSPLTNKGFKVTRQSLWRSSLSWQAVSANRHPSVGGHFMSNQQSLGIKLAQLSRDASAAGAARRLNSQRKNVEIESVGVAGKFSSQQTVKKYFRLEFVEKEQENVDEDLDYRALEDGFVAITPLSLNPNNWFETQSSVSNWLAVVLANEQ, from the exons ATGGCGACCTCTGTAAGGAACAATTTCATGCCTCAATCTCTGATCTCGAATCTCCAGCAAGTACTGATAAGCAGAAACGACGCCGTAGAAGAAGGCAAAAAGATCCACGAACAACCACCTACACCAGCCGGAGCTCACTGTTCGGGTCCGGGCGCTGCTGATGCTGACGTGGAGGAGAAGGATTGTAGTTATACAAAGCCAGTAGTGTTGGTGACCAATGGCGAAGGCATAGAGTCCCCTGGTCTCACTTTCCTCGTCCAAGCTCTCCTTCACGACGCTCGCTTCGACATTCACGTCTGCGCTCCCCAATC GGATCGATCGGTGTCCGGTCACTCCGTCACGACTCGTGAGACGCTTGCCGCGTGTTCTGTTGAAATCAGCGGCGCCACTGCTTTTCAAGTTACCG GTACTCCTGCTGATTGTGTATCTTTAGCATTATCTGGGGCATTGTTTTCTTGGTCAAAGCCTGTTTTG GTAATTAGTGGAGTAAACAGAGGATCGAGTTGTGGTCACAATAT GTTCTACTCTGGGGCTGTTGCTGGAGCTAGAGAGGCACTGATTTGTGGTGTACCATCTCTTTGCATATCATTCAACTG gaaGAAGGACGTGAGCTGTGAGAGTGATTTGAAGGATGCGGTCGATGTTTCTTTGCCATTAATACATGCAGCCCTAAGAGATATTGAGAAAGGAACTTTTCCTAAAAATTGCTGTCTGAATATTGAGATTCCCAGTAGTCCTTTGACAAACAAG GGCTTCAAGGTGACCAGGCAGAGTCTATGGAGGTCCTCTCTAAGCTGGCAAGCTGTGTCAGCAAACAGGCATCCCTCGGTTGGTGGCCATTTCATGTCCAATCAGCAAAGCCTTGGTATTAAGCTGGCACAGCTCAGCCGAGATGCCTCTGCTGCT GGTGCTGCGCGTCGCTTGAACTCACAAAGGAAGAATGTGGAGATTGAATCTGTTGGAGTTGCAGGGAAATTCAGTTCCCAACAAACTGTGAAGAAATACTTCCGTTTAGAG TTTGTAGAAAAGGAGCAAGAAAATGTAGATGAGGATCTAGATTACAGAGCGCTTGAAGATGGATTT GTTGCAATTACTCCTTTGTCTTTAAATCCAAATAACTGGTTTGAGACTCAATCATCTGTGTCAAACTGGCTTGCTGTTGTACTTGCCAATGAGCAATGA